The following are encoded together in the Syngnathus typhle isolate RoL2023-S1 ecotype Sweden linkage group LG5, RoL_Styp_1.0, whole genome shotgun sequence genome:
- the rassf2a gene encoding ras association domain-containing protein 2a has product MDGTHNGVQVGENKFISKATLLSHLKTYNLYYEGQNLQLRHREEEGELIVEGLLNIFWGLRRPIRLQMQDDHERIRPPPSSTSWHSGCILDSQGSPNNADGEQKPPETPPTVEVTAPANQSEDNGVMEEHAEEDSESSAQLLRTKSDAGVLRRIHRRSPSDQRKIRRHRFSINGHFYNHKTAVFTPAFGSVTNVRINSCMTTPQVLRVLLNKFKIENSPDDFALYLAHASGERVKLKRSDFPLVWRVMQGPCEQVCKLFLMEEDLGEEVTYDVAQYIKFEMPVLQSFITKLKEEEDREVQKLRRRYNVLRCIIEKQLGCLPEGPACM; this is encoded by the exons ATGGATGGCACTCACAATGGGGTTCAGGTCGGAGAAAACAAGTTCATCAGCAA GGCAACGCTCCTCTCGCATTTGAAAACATACAACCTCTACTATGAAGGACAGAATTTACAGCTCAGGCACAGAGAG GAAGAGGGGGAGCTGATTGTAGAGGGCCTGCTGAACATCTTTTGGGGCCTGCGGCGACCAATCAGGCTGCAGATGCAGGACGACCACGAGCGcatccgtccccctccttcttctaCGTCCTGGCACTCGGGTTGCATTCTGGACAGTCAAGG CTCCCCAAACAACGCAGACGGTGAACAAAAGCCACCCGAGACTCCGCCCACTGTGGAAGTGACGGCACCTGCCAACCAATCGGAAGACAACGGTGTGATGGAGGAGCATGCTGAAG AGGACAGTgagagctcagctcagctcctcAGAACCAAGAGCGACGCCGGGGTTCTAAGGCGCATCCACCGACGCTCCCCCAGCGACCAGAGGAAGATCCGACGCCATCGCTTCTCCATCAATGGACACTTCTACAACCACAAG ACAGCCGTATTCACGCCTGCTTTCGGCTCGGTGACCAACGTTCGCATCAACAGCTGCATGACGACGCCTCAGGTGTTGAGAGTTCTCCTCAACAAGTTTAAGATTGAAAACAGCCCAGACGACTTTGCGCTCTACCTGGCGCATGCTAGTGGAG AGCGAGTGAAGCTGAAGCGCAGTGACTTCCCTTTGGTTTGGAGAGTCATGCAGGGTCCGTGTGAGCAGGTGTGCAAACTGTTCCTCATGGAGGAAGACCTGGGAGAAGAAGTAACATATGAT GTGGCGCAGTATATCAAGTTTGAGATGCCGGTGCTGCAGAGCTTCATCACCAAgctgaaggaggaggaggatagaGAGGTGCAGAAGCTAAGAAGAAG GTACAACGTCTTGCGTTGTATCATCGAAAAGCAGCTCGGCTGTCTTCCGGAAGGCCCCGCATGTATGTGA